In the Podospora bellae-mahoneyi strain CBS 112042 chromosome 4, whole genome shotgun sequence genome, one interval contains:
- the LGD1 gene encoding L-galactonate dehydratase (COG:M; EggNog:ENOG503NWIZ), whose translation MAPKEITITSFSTRDVRFPTSLDKTGSDAMNAAGDYSAAYCILETDSDLTGHGMTFTIGRGNDLVCAAISYLAPRILHTPLSSLVGTNFGATWRHLVNDSQLRWIGPEKGVIHLALGAVVNALWDLWAKTLNKPVWRVVADMTPEEFVACIDFRYIIDAITPEEALSLLQSMQEGKPERIAQAERNEAVPAYTTSAGWLGYDESKMRRLLQETVAQGYRHFKLKVGGSLQEDIKRLTIARQVLDSSPTPGEKILMVDANQIWSVPEAIEYMKSLADFKPWFIEEPTSPDDVLGHLAIRTALKPYGIKVATGEMCQNRVMFKQFLMSGAIDVCQIDACRLGGVNEVLAVMLMAKKFGVPIVPHSGGVGLPEYTQHLSTIDYVVVSGQKSVLEYVDHLHEHFVWPSVIEKGYYVTPTQPGYSVQMRGESMERFGGILEGEKI comes from the exons ATGGCCCCCAAAGAAATAACCataacctccttctcaacccGCGATGTCCGCTTCCCCACCTCCCTAGACAAAACCGGCTCCGACGCCATGAACGCGGCAGGAGACTACTCAGCCGCCTACTGCATCCTCGAGACCGACTCCGACCTCACCGGCCATGGCATG ACCTTCACCATCGGCCGCGGAAACGACCTCGTCTGCGCCGCCATCTCCTACCTCGCCCCCCGCATCCTCCAtacccccctctcctccctcgtcggCACAAACTTTGGCGCCACCTGGCGGCACCTAGTCAACGACTCCCAGCTCCGCTGGATAGGCCCAGAAAAAGGAGTCATCCACCTCGCCCTAGGCGCGGTAGTCAACGCGTTGTGGGATCTATGGGCCAAAACCCTCAACAAACCCGTCTGGAGGGTAGTAGCAGACATGACCCCAGAAGAATTCGTCGCCTGCATCGACTTCCGTTACATCATCGACGCCATCACCCCAGAGGAAGCCCTCTCCCTTCTGCAGTCAATGCAAGAGGGTAAGCCCGAACGAATCGCCCAGGCGGAAAGAAACGAAGCTGTACCCGCGTACACCACCTCCGCGGGCTGGCTTGGTTACGACGAATCCAAAATGAGGAGATTGCTCCAGGAAACAGTCGCACAGGGGTACAGGCACTTCAAGCTCAAAGTAGGCGGGTCACTACAGGAAGACATCAAACGGTTGACCATCGCCCGTCAAGTCCTCGACTCATCTCCCACCCCGGGAGAGAAAATCCTCATGGTGGACGCCAACCAGATCTGGAGCGTGCCCGAGGCGATCGAGTACATGAAATCCCTTGCGGATTTCAAACCTTGGTTTATTGAAGAGCCGACTTCTCCTGATGATGTCCTGGGGCATCTGGCTATAAGAACTGCGCTGAAACCCTACGGCATCAAGGTCGCCACGGGGGAGATGTGCCAGAACAGGGTCATGTTCAAGCAGTTCCTCATGTCGGGCGCCATAGACGTTTGCCAGATTGACGCCTGTCGGCTGGGTGGTGTCAATGAGGTTCTTgcggtgatgctgatggcgAAGAAGTTTGGGGTTCCAATCGTGCCGCATAGTGGTGGGGTCGGGTTGCCGGAGTATACGCAGCACTTGTCGACGATTGActatgtggtggtgagcgggCAGAAGTCGGTGTTGGAGTATGTGGATCATTTGCATGAGCATTTTGTCTGGCCGAGTGTCATTGAAAAGGGGTATTATGTCACGCCTACGCAGCCGGGGTATTCGGTTCAGATGCGGGGGGAGAGTATGGAGCGGTTTGG ggggattttggagggggagaagatttGA
- a CDS encoding hypothetical protein (COG:S; EggNog:ENOG503P60V), translating into MTITGDLSTRDFKNVERKGGPRVVTCYSDDDPTIKRMAKIFDALDHPLMGDPNCDLRPRETCIKCTGCTARADLDYAMEPAVYEGYSAPGNKKFKHIVPTYHGSWTFALPTHQAVKPRWVRMVLMEHCEGEVMDKIMGKQVIPKDDDDDDDDYSEPNTLLDYGQTPPEADRLSIMKQIIETEIRMMWNVEISITPCKSRLNTANIFVCNDGSVKFITFREAKVYRYLDETEDHPNQIYDGRWDSGVPAAEMRPMRSPNERYWSKCFLDPFGRWLPEAWEKNEELANEWFIDKFGSEKELEKYEPIKDEWFWERKPIRDKAKRCASGWKIMIRTRGPPRELGMYNSTGLLLLVGRLATSFKAFIPYVKSSPR; encoded by the coding sequence ATGACCATCACCGGCGACCTGAGCACCCGCGACTTCAAAAATGTCGAGCGTAAAGGAGGCCCCCGTGTAGTCACATGCTACTCGGATGACGACCCAACAATCAAGCGCATGGCCAAAATATTCGACGCTTTGGATCACCCTTTGATGGGTGATCCAAACTGTGACCTCCGCCCCCGGGAAACATGCATCAAGTGTACGGGTTGCACAGCGCGCGCAGATCTGGACTACGCGATGGAACCAGCTGTTTATGAGGGTTATTCTGCGCCTGGGAACAAGAAATTCAAGCACATCGTTCCGACGTACCATGGCAGTTGGACGTTTGCCCTGCCGACGCATCAGGCTGTCAAGCCTcggtgggtgaggatggtgctgatggaGCATTGTGAAGGGGAAGTGATGGATAAAATCATGGGCAAACAAGTCATACCcaaggacgacgacgacgacgacgacgactacAGCGAAccaaacaccctcctcgactACGGTCAAACTCCCCCCGAAGCAGACCGTCTCTCCATCATGAAACAAATCATCGAAACCGAAATCAGGATGATGTGGAACGTCGAAATTAGCATTACACCTTGCAAATCGAGGCTCAATACGGCGAATATCTTTGTCTGCAACGACGGATCCGTCAAGTTCATCACTTTTAGAGAGGCAAAGGTGTACCGCTATCTTGACGAGACGGAGGATCACCCAAACCAGATCTATGATGGGCGGTGGGACTCAGGCGTGCCAGCGGCGGAGATGAGGCCGATGAGGTCTCCGAATGAGAGATACTGGTCTAAATGCTTCCTCGATCCTTTCGGTCGTTGGCTCCCAGAGGCCTGGGAAAAGAACGAGGAGTTGGCAAACGAGTGGTTTATTGACAAGTTCGGCTCGGAGAAGGAGTTAGAAAAGTATGAGCCGATCAAAGACGAGTGGTTCTGGGAGAGAAAGCCTATAAGGGACAAGGCGAAAAGGTGCGCAAGTGGTTGGAAGATCATGATCCGGACGAGAGGCCCTCCAAGAGAGCTCGGCATGTATAATTCAACAGGACTATTACTACTAGTTGGACGTCTTGCAacatctttcaaggcctttATACCTTATGTCAAATCTTCCCCCAGGTGA